A stretch of the Uranotaenia lowii strain MFRU-FL chromosome 3, ASM2978415v1, whole genome shotgun sequence genome encodes the following:
- the LOC129755031 gene encoding nedd8-activating enzyme E1 catalytic subunit: protein METVNVDSQNNDHQSKRWNHLRKILERSGPFCPPNFTPSNETLEFLLNTCKILCIGAGGLGCELLKDLALMGFRDIHVIDMDTIELSNLNRQFLFRRADIGKSKAECAAAFVNRRIPGCTVTPHFCKIQDFDSNFYRQFHIIVCGLDSIVARRWINGMLISMVEYTEDGSVDETTIIPLIDGGTEGFKGNARVILPGMTACIDCTLDLFPPQINYPLCTIANTPRLPEHCIEYVKIIQWPKENPFGNDTPLDGDEPQHITWVYEKAQERANSFNITGLSYRLVQGVLKNIIPAVASTNAVIAAACATEVFKIASSCCETLNNYMVFNDSDGIYTYTYEAEKKADCLACSQVPRPVDVVDPNTMTLQDLIQYLCESAEFQMKSPGLTATVNGKNKTLYMATVKSIEEATKGNLTMSLGELGLKDGQEIMVADSTNPSAILIKLKFQSNEIEMA, encoded by the exons ATGGAAACGGTGAACGTCGATTCGCAAAACAATGATCATCAGAGCAAACGCTGGAATCATCTGCGGAAGATTCTCGAGCGCTCCGGTCCATTTTGTCCACCGAACTTCACCCCTTCGAACGAAACCTTGGAATTTCTGCTGAACACCTGCAAAATTTTGTGCATCG GTGCCGGAGGTTTAGGATGTGAACTACTTAAGGATCTTGCCTTGATGGGGTTCCGTGATATCCATGTAATCGATATGGACACCATCGAGTTGTCGAATTTGAATCGCCAATTTCTGTTCCGCCGAGCGGATATCGGTAAATCGAAGGCCGAATGCGCTGCAGCATTCGTTAATAGGCGCATTCCCGGCTGCACGGTGACACCGCACTTCTGCAAGATTCAGGATTTCGACTCAAATTTCTATCGTCAGTTCCACATCATAGTCTGTGGTTTGGATTCGATCGTGGCTCGGCGTTGGATCAATGGGATGCTGATTTCAATGGTGGAATACACCGAAGATGGGTCTGTGGATGAAACAACGATCATTCCATTGATAGATGGTGGCACCGAGGGATTCAAAGGGAATGCCAGGGTCATTTTGCCGGGAATGACCGCCTGTATTGATTGCACTTTGGATCTGTTTCCTCCGCAAATCAACTACCCATTGTGTACTATTGCAAACACTCCTCGGCTGCCGGAACACTGCATCGAGTATGTGAAAATCATTCAATGGCCTAAGGAGAATCCTTTCGGTAACGACACTCCACTTGACGGGGATGAACCACAACATATCACATGGGTTTACGAAAAAGCTCAAGAGCGAGCCAATAGTTTCAATATTACTGGCCTTTCTTATCGCTTGGTACAAGGTGTGTTGAAAAACATTATCCCAGCGGTAGCCAGCACCAATGCTGTGATTGCAGCGGCTTGCGCAACCGAAGTTTTCAAGATTGCTTCGAGCTGCTGCGAAACGTTGAACAACTACATGGTGTTCAACGATAGTGATGGAATCTATACCTACACGTACGAGGCCGAAAAGAAAGCGGATTGCTTGGCCTGCAGCCAAGTTCCTCGCCCAGTTGACGTGGTCGATCCAAATACGATGACCCTCCAAGATCTGATTCAGTATCTGTGTGAAAGCGCCGAGTTTCAAATGAAAAGTCCCGGGCTGACTGCCACCGTCAATGGAAAGAACAAAACCCTCTATATGGCAACGGTGAAAAGTATCGAGGAGGCCACCAAGGGCAACCTGACCATGTCGCTGGGAGAATTGGGTTTGAAGGATGGCCAAGAAATTATGGTAGCCGATTCAACAAACCCTAGTGCGATTTTGATTAAGCTCAAGTTCCAAAGCAATGAGATTGAAATGGCTTAA